One Calditerricola satsumensis genomic region harbors:
- a CDS encoding TIGR01440 family protein has product MGPSPDAGVDLADVTVRTRQVVEELQEAAALGPNHLLVIGCSTSEVAGRPIGTAGSLAIAAAIWEGVEAVRRRHGFHVAWQCCEHLNRALVVERETMERFGLEEVTVVPHPKAGGSMATVAYERMRDPVVVEAVRAHAGVDIGDTLIGMHLRPVAVPVRPSVREIGQAHVTMARTRPKLIGGERAIYRRPDGAHPAGDGQRNEE; this is encoded by the coding sequence ATGGGGCCATCCCCGGACGCCGGCGTGGATTTGGCCGACGTGACGGTGCGCACGCGGCAGGTTGTGGAGGAGCTGCAGGAAGCGGCGGCCCTCGGTCCGAACCATCTGCTCGTCATCGGCTGCAGCACGAGCGAGGTGGCCGGCCGGCCCATCGGCACGGCCGGCAGCCTGGCCATTGCCGCGGCGATCTGGGAAGGGGTCGAAGCGGTGCGCCGGCGGCATGGCTTCCACGTGGCCTGGCAGTGCTGCGAGCACCTGAACCGCGCCCTCGTCGTCGAGCGCGAGACGATGGAGCGCTTTGGGCTGGAAGAGGTCACCGTGGTGCCCCATCCCAAGGCCGGCGGGTCCATGGCTACGGTGGCCTACGAGCGGATGCGCGACCCCGTGGTCGTGGAGGCGGTGCGCGCCCACGCCGGGGTGGACATCGGCGACACCCTCATCGGCATGCACCTGCGACCGGTGGCCGTGCCGGTGCGCCCATCGGTGCGCGAGATCGGACAAGCCCATGTGACGATGGCCCGCACGCGCCCCAAGCTGATCGGCGGGGAGCGCGCCATCTACCGGCGGCCGGATGGGGCCCATCCCGCCGGCGACGGCCAGCGCAACGAGGAGTGA